The DNA segment aatcaaggtttgcaataccgtaccgtaccggtatttcgacctgggctcggtaccggtacggtacggtataccgagcggtacacccaggtgtgccgagtactgtagtactgttatagtgctacagtgcactcggaccagtAACAGACAGTCCGCATACCgacaacctatcggaccggtacgtaccacccataccgggcggtacggttcggtatggcagaccctgATTGTAATATCACAGTTACAAGAAAATGAACTTTGATGGTGATTCATGAAATAAGAAGACAGAAGTTCCTGATTCAGCACTGGGTTCACCCAAAAGTTTTCCAAATCAAGTGTTTAGATAACTGAAGTGCCACATATATTGAAGTTACTTGCTGTTTGCACTATGATGGAATAATTTTTTCGAGTTAATATTTCCACCATATGTTGGTGACATAGAAGCTTAATCAATGCCAAAAGGTGGAAGAAGAAAAAGGTGCAGTACTGCAGTGCGGGTAAGATACCCATCCTAATCTGGACAGGGATTGGCCGGTTCTGTTGGGCACCTAAAGCTGTTGTGAGTAAAAAAAAGAGGCTAAGTCGCTTTATTCCTGAAAGAAGAGTTGGCTAGCCCCCAGGAGCCGTATTGAACCCTGTTTGGGATCCAATGAGTTTTGCCAGTCTCAAAAATGCAGGGATTAGAAATAGCTGCTATCTAGTCAGTAGTCAGATTTAGTAGAATTTTTTAAAAGCATATTCAGCATATATTTCACTAACAGATAATGGTTTCATGAATTAATTAAAGttgtaaaatattataaacataagaCATGGTGAACCACAAAGGTCATGTTGGGACTTACTGCTTTCTCTCTTTTTACACTCAAAGTAGATCAATAGCAGTAATCTTAGTTGATAGTTCTGTAGGGAGCAAGACTTCTACCTTGATTTGTTAGAGGCATAGTTTAACATCTTACAAGCAAACAATTAGTTACTACTCATGAAAACTATTTATTGCACTTGTTTGATGTTGATGCTACCTGACTGTATAGCAAGTAGGGCATTTTGTTACACAGTTTGAAATGAATGGGAATAGAGCAatcctatttatttatttatttttgaattataTTTTCTTTAATTAACAAAAAACATATCAACTGCAAGCCTTTGGAAGTGTAACAATAGTCAATCATAATAAATTTCTCTCAGAGCCTTATCAAAAAGTTACAAATGCAGAAAAGCAAAGAATTTGAATGCAACACCGCACCAATTTCCAAGATAGAATGATGTAGCCAAAAGTGCTTTTCATCAATAACAGAAGTTAGAAAACTACAATGAATTCAATTTAGAAGGAATAGAATGAAATGTAGGCTTATTTCAACAATTTTTCATTGTAACCTCTTATTTCAGCAATAAGAGATGTATGTACATCATATGTCAAACAGAAAAGTTTTCTTACCGCACTTCGTTGCTGATTTAAACCACCATTGCAACGAACTCGTAAATAGCCATTACTCTCATTTGGGGGAGCTATAACCATGAATTATTGTAATCAAGGCATTAGATTCATCATACTAGTTCCCAAGTAATTCAGCGTGAACTTGAGTACAAACAAAATTATGCTAAAAAAGAATTTGAGGAAGAGCATAAGGATTACATACGAGGCCAGTATGATCTTGGAGCAGATGATGATCTCCAGCCATCAGAATCAGCAGGTTTCCAAAGCTTATTTGTATCATAATTCTGCAACAACATGAACCAGAAGTTTAGAAAAGAAAATGACAGGAACGGAAACTTCAAGAAAATCAACAAGTCCATAGACATTACTGGGACTCCAGGTTAATTCATATGAATTATGTTGATGCTCATTATTCATAAGCAAAACCTCAGTATGGAACTATAGAAAAAGCTCAATAGAGCACTGTAGTAAGATGAAATTTAACTCAACAATTTATGGGAATGAAATTCTGTGCCTCGCAGAATTACAGGACCTGATAAGAGAACAATTCATCTTAGGGTCAAGTTTTGGATCTAAAAGTGGATTTGTCATTGATCTAGTATACTTGAGTCATTCAATTTTGTTGTAAAACTGTATTGAAATTCATATGGAGTCAGTTTCTAACCAAATTAAATGAGCCATCTTATAAAACAGTTGGCTTCCACCGTTCTCGTCATTGTAATGCTACAGTATCTGAATTAACATGGTTCCTGAATTGTGTTTAACAAATTTGAGTTAAACTCAAGTGCTAAGTAACCATACTAAAAGCATGTGATCCAATTTGTCTGGTCAGTAGTGTCTGTTCCAGGAGTTCTAATATAGTCAGAGAATTGGTCCAACTGAAGAGATCTTTGGAGATTGTTGAAAAGGCCTTGGACTTCCAAAAAGGTTTAGATCTTTCTTTCTAAGACAAACATCCTAACTGAAGAGGATAAATCTGGTAAAAGAAGTTTACTACTCAAAAGAGGTTCTTCTTGCTTCCCTTATGGACATCCCACCAGAATGAATGCACATCTAACCATGTCTACTACTACTTAATACTACGGCTACTTCACACTCAGACTAAACACTACTCTCTCATCACAAACTCGGATGGAAAACATTACACTTCAAGAGAAACCATGTAATGTTGCCACTTCCAAGTTCACTGCCAAGAAGAACGCAACCAGATCACGATTAAGACATTTTAACCTGCACGCTACTCGAAGGGCGTGTGAAGCGGATAGACAATAGGGATAGAAAGCAGATGATGAGCACGATCACGGCGATGGAGATGGATAGCCTCCGAGGCATCCCCTTCAGCCCTTGCTTCAGTTGCCTTGGTCCGCCATTTCTCCGGCTCCATACACCGCCTCCTCTGGATCAAAAGCAAGAATTAAATCCAAGGAGATTGAAAGAAAGTAATTAGGGAAGGGGAGACGTTCGAACCTCCTCATGTGAATCACGGATCGATTATTGGAAGGATTCGGATGACGAGGGTCGGTTATCTGGAAGGCTCCGGAGGTCGCTCAGATCTGGACGCGAAGCTGAAGGCTACGGGGTTCAGAGAGGGAGGGAGTACAATGGAGCAGAACGGAAGCTCGACGAGATTGAGACTGAAGTCTCAACGCCTCCACCGAAGGGCGAAAATTACTCGGAAAAATAACAATTCTTTAAAAAGGCGATAAATGACTAAAAAtttgttttattattataaatagatattatattaaaaaataatatgttaTATGGCAAGGAAAAAACAGATGGAGATGCagggtatcgatccccgtacctctcgcatgctaagcgagcgctctaccatctgagctacatccccgaTCGAGAGATTAAgtcaatttaaatcttaatattctattaaataataatatgatatatGACAAACAAAAACAcagatggagatgcggggtatcgatccccgtacctctcgcatgctaagcgagcgctctaccatctgagctacatccccgaTCGAGAGTTAAAGTCAATTGAAATATTACTATTCTATTAAAGCATAAtatgttatataaaaaaaaataaatagatggaaatgcggggtatcgatccccgtacctctcgcatgctaagcgagcgctctaccatctaAGCTACATCCCCAATTAAAAACTTAAGTCAATTGAAATCTTAATATTCTATTaagtaataatatattatatgacAAACAAAAACACAGATGGAGAagcggggtatcgatccccgtacctctcgcatgctaagcgagcgctctaccatctgagctacatccccaATTGAAAGATTAAGTCAATTGAAATCTTAATATTCTATCAAGTAATAATATGTTATATGACAAACAAAAACAcagatggagatgcggggtatcgatccccgtacctctcgcatgctaagcgagcgctctaccatctgagctacatccccgaTCGAGAGTTAAAGTCAATTTAAGTATTATTATTCTATTAAAGCATAATatgttatatgaaaaaaaaaaaacatagatggAGATGCagggtatcgatccccgtacctctcgcatgctaagcgaacGCTCTACCATCTAAGCTACATCCCCGATCGAGAGTTAAAGTCAATTGAAATATTACTATTCTATTAAAGCATAATatgttatatgaaaaaaaaaaaatagatggagatgcggggtatcgatccccgtacctctcgcatgctaagcgagcgctctaccatctgagctacatccccgaTCGAGAGTTAAAGTCAATTGAAATATTACTATTCTATTAAAGCATAATatgttatatgaaaaaaaaaaaaaagatggagatgcggggtatcgatccccgtacctctcgcagcgagcgctctaccatctgagctacatccccgaTCGAGAGTTAAAGTCAATTGAAATAAAACTATTCTATTAAAGCATAAtatgttatataaaaaaaataaatagatggagatgcggggtatcgatccccgtacctctcgcatgctaagcgagcgctctaccatctgagctacatccccgaTCGAAAGTTAAAGTCAATTTAAGTATTATTATTCTATTAAAGCATAATatgttatatgaaaaaaaaaaaaacatagatggagatgcggggtatcgatccccgtacctctcgcatgctaagcgagcgctctaccatctgagctacatccccgaTCGAAAGTTAAAGTCAATTTAAGTATTATTATTCTATTAAAGCATAATatgttatatgaaaaaaaaaaaaacatagatggagatgcggggtatcgatccccgtacctctcgcataCTAAGCGAacgctctaccatctgagctacattCCCGAATGTTGAGTGATCAAGATTTATTGTAGTTTACTCAAGATTCCAACACTACCACCACAAGACTATTCCTAATTCATAATATTAATTAGGAATTGGACAAAGGATCAGTAACTAAGCCCTAAAAGGGGCTTAGTTGTGTACCTTATCATCTATTGTGATGCAGTAATCATATTAACTCTCAAAAGTGGGTTATTTATATGGATACTGTCTTGTGGATCCACATGTTTCATATGCTAAAGTAGCTAGATATTGATGACTTGTCTCAGTTCATTCATTTCTTGATAACTTCTGTTTTGCTGCCATATTGAAGTTAAATAATATGTTCTTTTAGGTGTCACATGTTCGAAACAGggctttaattttgatatttacaaattattaGGACTGTTTAATTTTGATACTTGAGGTTTGAATTAATGtacctatttataaatataagataTAAGAGTCTCTAATATATACAACTTTATATAATCGTATTTGAaatcttctaaaatatattttttttaaaagaattttttaatcgctaaaactctatctaattttatttaaaatattaatttataatcttttaaaatatacTTTAACTTGTTAACGGGATGCAATTGCTGGTTAACTGCCGTTAAATTTTTATTGCCTTGGGTAATTGTTCCTACCCTCTCTTCAGATCTTGTTTGTCTGTACGTAGCATCTTTACACTTTGGCTGTTATGGGTGCTGTCGTTCCTGGCCATAAGAAAGGAGGGTGGAAAGCTTGAGGAGTGGGTGTATACCTCAACCGGTGACGCCGATGGAAGAAGGGAGAACCACTGGGTAGTATTAGTTGGCCCAGCGGATAAAAGCATGGTCCTGTTAAAAGAGTTGTTATTGATGCCAACCTTTTTTTTATCATTGCTGGCTACTCAGTTGTCATCGGAAAAGAGTGTGTTTCAGATGATGCTTATCAGTATGATTCTCGGGTTAATAGGTATGTGATACGATTCTTAAACATATTATGTGCAtgtttttcttattctaaataaacAGTGACTGTGTTTTTAACTCATTGTTTTCCTTTGGTCTAGATTATTAATCATCTAGTCGTTTATTAAAATTAGATTTAGACCAATGTGGACTGACTAATGAGTTGTATCCATGTATTCGATATTATGATTGTTGCGTATCCGCACAAATAAATAGTAATTGAAAGtgataaatatatttaatctCAATCAATAATAGGGAAAGCTCATAAGTTTATCATATCATCCTTGACTTTACGGGTCACATGAACCGACTAAATATTGATTTATCAAAAGAACTTCATAAAccattgttttaatttttttttggactTGCAAAAGTAGTCGATGAGAAATTTGTTTACATTTCTCCAGTTTATAGTGATAAGAGTGAAGTCTTCTGTTACAGATGGAGAACGTTGCTCGCCGTGACTCTTTGCCTGTTCTGAGCTTGATGGTGTTGTATACGCTGTGGGGGGGTTTGATTCTAATGGTGACAGCCTATCGAGCAAAACACAATCGATACAGACTCTTCTAACCTTAATCTGGTTTGTAGTAAACAAAATCAAACTGCACGAATCACACCAGACATTCTCGAAACAAAGGCTACAAGTAAAATGGCTCTTCAGCATCACAAAGACCACCTTATCCAAATGACTCGCCGGGCATCCTACCACTTCTTATGCTGCTCTGCCAATCAGTTGATACCATATTGCCATGGACTTAATCGATATGCTTAATCATCAGAGTAATTATGGCTAACACTGAATAGTAAATTACAGTTCCGGAGGACAATTAGGACCCATAAAGCAAAAGAAACTTGAGCTGCAAACAAATTATAAATCCAATCGGTGTTCTGCGGTCACTTCATAATACAAAATAGAAGCATAAACAAATCTTGGTAAGAAAGATGAAGCAAATGTTACCAAGGTTTAACAAGTAGTCATGCATTCCACGTAGCACACAAACAGTAACAATCATTCTCAAAACCCCAAGCAGCAGCAACTTGCCCGCTAATGTGATCCTTCATGCTTTGATCGTCACGCTGCACAAGCACAAGCCAGAAGGCTTAAGCGAAGTTATTTTCCATTCAGATCCTACCGGAGCATCAGGATCATACAGCAGTGTCCGGTACCCAGGCACCTCCTTGAGTGAGAAAAGCAACAGCTTGCCTTCAAATATTCCCAAGCGGAATGCTATGGTCGAGCTCCCTGTAACAGGCACAGGGACCTTTTGCCATGAGTTGTCAGCTGGATTAAATATTGCCAAATTCCGCTGATTCTTCCACTCGATACAGAAAAGCTTCTTGTTCAGCATAGCATGTGCAGTGACCATAACACAGCCATTTTTCATTTCGCACCATGAGCGATGCGCAGTATTGTACACATCCACAAACCTGGAATTGCCAATTGTGAAGCTAGAACGCCCACCCATGACATACAGCTTACCTTCAAAACCGCAAGCAAAGCAACCCCACCTTGGGCAGCGAAGGCTTTCGATTAAGGTCCACTTGTTTCTGTCTGGGTCATAAACTTCAACACTCGATAGGCTGTCACCATTAGAATCAAACCCCCCCACAGCGTATACAACACCATCAAGCTCAGAACAGGCAAAGTCACGGCGAGCAACGTTCATCTTGGCTAATGTGCTCCATCTGTAATAAAAGACTTAATTCTTATTACTGTAAACTGGAAATATGTAGACAAATTCCTCACAGAAAAGATAAACCAATTATAGATACAACAATCATTGGCTACTTTTGCAAGTCCAAGGAAAACCAAAAAATTGATACGCTGATCTACGAAGCTTACAATTACTATTTATTTGTGCTGATCTGAACAATCATAATACTGGGGAAAGATACATGGCTACATCTCATTAATCAGTCCACCTATTGGCTTAAAGCTGATTTTTACAAACTACTAGATCTGTAGCTTGATCGGATTAATAACCTAGACCAAAGATAGgataaatgattttaaaaagtcaCTGTTTATTCAGAAACTTTGTTCAATAACGTCACTATGCAGGAATAAGAAAAACATGCACATAATATGTTTAAGAATCATATCACATACCTATTAACCCGAGAATCATACTGATAAACATCATCTGAAACACACTCTTTTCCGATGTCAACCGAGTAGCCAGCAATGATAAAAAGGTTGGCATCAATAACAACTACTCCAAACCCAGCTTTAACAGGACCAggcattggaggaagcaccatgcTTTTATCCCCTGGGCCAACTAAGACTTCCCAATGGTTCTCCCTTCCTTTCGCATCACCAGTTAAGATATACACCCACTCCTCAAGCTTTCCAGCCTCCTTTCTTATAGCCAGGAACTCCTTACTTTTAATGAATGACCTCCATCTCTTGCAAACAGCACCCATAACAGGGAGGTCACTCCGAGGCACAAGGACAAGACAGAACTTAGCCACATCATCAGGTAACCCAGGAATAACAGGGCGGCAAAAATACTGGGGTGGTTGCAGGGTGAGCCCAACTGAAACTTTCTGAGTTGCCAGGTTGGTTTGAACTGGAACATTCCGATGCACTTCCGAATCAACAAATCTTTTCCTGGCACCAACAAGACCAGGCATCGCTAAACTGGGCATTTTGAATACGACTTAGATTTCTGAACTTCCTTGCTGGCCCAACCAAATCCTTGAGCAACTTGAACAATAATCAATATCGTTATAAGAAACAGCAATCTAGAGAGAAAGATTCGTGGTATCCATCATCTATAGGGATCTTAAGAGACAAAGGAACGAATGATGGCAATGATCCAAACAACACAGGTGGAGATCCCGAGGATGTTTTCTGTTTTATAGCTGTTGTTCTGAATGCCATTCCACAGTTGCTGTTCTTTGGATAGTTCTTTCGAATCAACGTGCAGGCACTCTGCTCGAATTTGATGGCATATTTCTTGTTCTCTCCCCCAAACATCGCCCCGAAAACTATGAAATTGATTGAAAAGTGTAAAGATGCTACACACAGACACacaagatatatatacatatacagggATATGAAGAGAGAGTAGGAACAATTACCCAAGGCCATAAAACTTTAACGGCAGTTAACCAGCAGTTGAATCCATTTAGAGTCAACTGAAGCCACACATGGAAGAGAATAATTGTCAATTATTTTTCTTTGACCTTCCAACTTTTCCAAAACATATTTCACAGAAACTACTTGCAAAATGTGAACGACAACTATGGGTGGATGGATCACATACAAGAAATGCTGGCAAGCCATAAATCGTGACTGTATGCTAACAGAAATTATGTACCAAAGGTTCTTCAACAGGTCCAGAAGATCAGATATTATACCCTTTTTAGCATGTCATTACCCAAATGTACCATGAAAAGAAACTAAAATTTCTTCTCACCCGAaacacaagaaagaaaaaaataataataatgaaccaGTCTTCAAATTCTGATCACTTAATTTGTTTAATAGTTCACGGTCAGCATGCTGATGCTACAAACAGAAAGTTGTATGATAATGATTGATGTCAAGGATAACGATTATCCTATAAGTTCAGTTAGGAGAGACATGTATATGATGAAGCAGGGACTTATCAAACAGTCCTaacaatttgtaaatatcaaaattaaagctCTGTTTTGAACATGTGACACCTATAAGAGCATatcatcattatgtataacttcaaTATGGCAGCAAAACAGAAGTTATCAAGAAATGAATGAACTGAGACTACTCATCAATATCTAGCTACTTAAGCATATGAAACATGTGGATCCACAAGACAGTATCTAGATAAATAACCCACTTTTGAGAGTTTATATGATTACTGCATCACAATCAATGATAAGGTACACAACTAAGCTCCTTTTAGGGTTGACCATACACACTAAATTCCATAAGAATACATCAGCAAATTACTGATCCTTTGTCCAATTCCTAATTAATATTATGAGCGGTCAGTTTAAGTGAGAAAATGAATGCCGTAGAATGATATATCGGTTGATTTACTTCTGTAAGGAAATCCTAGCTGCTTCTAAGAAGAAGACTCATCAGAAGAAACAATAATTTATgactcaaacatcatgtttatattcacacacaaaaaaaaaaaaaaaaaattcttgagtACATTGTAAACCATCCATTATTCTATGAGAAACAtatcaatttaaaaaaaatgaaatagaacAAAGTACCCAAATTTTCATAATAGTTTCCAGAAGCATGTACCGGTAATGCCTACACCATTAGCCTGAGAAGCTTAAGGGTGATATTCTGTACTACATAAAACTTAAGAACCTGAAGGTGCAAGTTTTTGGTTTATGGAAAAAAAAGTCAAGTAATAAGCTTCTTGTAGAAACTTAAAAGACTTTCTGCAGCAGCAGTTACCGGAAAAAAGTATCTAACCAAAACCCACTTCCTATCATACGCTCAGCACCTCACAATTAGACAGGTACTCCTCGTCCATGTCACAATTCTTTGATGCAAATGAACCAAAATAAACCAAATCTAAAAGAATATGACAAAACCAAAATAATTAACAACACATGCATCCAAATCTATAACAACTGAGGAAAAAGATGGAAGAATATGAACACAGCTTCAAAGATCCGAAATATTCACTCAGCAAAACAGATTTGCAAtcgaataaaacaaaataaaaggcACACGGAACGGAGGGGGGAGATCacggagaaaaaaaaggaaatcttTCTTGGTGAGAACCCTAGAAAACCAAACCTGCTTGACAAATTTCCGAATAGCAagatgaagaaacaagaaaagatggccaagaaaaggggaaaaaaagtAAAGAAAACATGAAAAACCGAAGACTTTTGGAGAAAATTTACGAATTCAAAGAAACAAACAAAATTTGACATCTCCGATCTGTGACAGAGTGATGCAAACCAAAGaaaaagggagggagggagggcgaTAAATTATACCCAAATCTGGATTTTAACCCGCTTATATTATGGGCAGAGAACGCAGAAAGAGCGAGATGGATGGAGGTAGCTGAGGAGACAGAGAGGAGGAAAGATAGGGGGAGACGGGGAGAGCCGTGAGTATTtaaagggagagggagaaggggaatTGTGAAGGCAGGATAAATGaacccaaaaataaataaataaaatatttattactattgttattattatcatcTTTGAAGTCTTAAAAAAATCCCTCTTAGGAGatttttttttcgaaaaatacCCCTCGtttctaaaattttcaaataatatcttatttttatatactatttaacatttttttttgttatgtatagATCCATAAGATGACTCGATCTAgttgtaatattttttaaaattatgttttaGTGTTCAATAATACCCAAAAATACCATAATTTAATATTGTTatacaaattttattttaaaaaatatataaaatattttttaaaaaaatataaatatttttgtactatattataattttttatattaatgaaaaaattataatttgactTATTGCATAGAGGTATTTCAAGTACTAGAAAAAAAGGGGTATTATTTGGGAATTTTTGAAATATGGGGCACCTCTGGAAGTACAAGTTTTTTCTGAAAATTTACTCttatttttttttgatatttttcatattttttttcaaaaaagagtgtgattatttattattatacaaAGCCTGTTATGACAATACTTGATCTGTTTTAATGCATTGTaatgattattattatattaattaaaGTTTCACCAGCACTAAGATTTGAGTTTGATAAGATTATGGATGTCAACCTCCTAATAAGTAACTATATGAACTCAAAACCTAATTGACTTAAATATATTGATTAgactggtaaaaaaaaaaatttgaccaGTCTactcaatatattttcttttacttgTTCATCCACATATCTTCTCTTTTATAGATCTCTAAGGGATCTTATGAGGTGGAGATAAGCTCTTTACATATTAATACTACGGGAATGTCATATAgtatatctaaaatattgatcTATTGATGATATACTAGTCAGTGAATGTTCAAATCCTAATCCGATATATTTGAATGTATTAATTAGATTTGCTTAGACGATACCAAATTTGATGATTTAAGATAAAATCCTAAATCTCATCTTTgtcatttatatatttaaaaaataataaaatgatttaagtttattttatgttaataaaaaatcaataatgATGAATCCAATTTGGATTTCTAGTTTTAATTCGAACTCATTCGCAATCCAATTAAAGATTCCAACATAGATAGATTTGGAtagccaataataataataataataatggataTGAAACAAATCCAATTAAATAGTATGAAACTTATTGACATCCCTTTTACTCTAAAAaaataaggaagaagaagaaactgaGGGATGTGCGAAGTTTCCATGTTCTCTCGGAGTCGTTGTGATCGAAAGTGATCGCCATAAAGTCGTAGAAAATACAATCAATAAAATACTAGTTAGTTGTTAAGGTCAATTGTGATCATATGACATTGTAATCAATAAAAATTATGCTAAGAGTCAACATTGTCTACCTTTTCAATCTcaacactctttttttttttttagtgatctagtttttctttttaatttatttagaaGACGAAAAACTTTCCATTCTTATttgatggtaaaaagaaaataaatatatatatatatatattgatctactaataaataaaataaattgaagATTCAATATCCAATCAAAATATTATTGGTTCGAAACTGATGGGAAAGTTGTGTGACGAGACTCTGGTCACGACCAAATCGCATGCgagatttagattttttttttgtttgtgacAGATTCAACGATAGGATGGCCTGATTGGATTTGGTTGTGTGATGAGCATTTGTGACAATCCAAGAAATTATCCGAATGCTATCAATCTGATGATGTGTAACATATGGAATGTTTTTTACATGGGTATGATTCGCATGTCATGCAACATACTACTGTATAACATGTGAGGATGAAGCTTCCTAGTGTGGCAGGAGAGGAAGATTTCACTCTCTCTCACAGACCCATTCAATCTTAACTTTGTCTTATTGTCTGGACATGTCTATTGGCCAAAAcaaagaaatataattttttcttcTTATTGTAAGAGCTCATGGGATCATGTGGTGTTCATCTTTTTAATCTTTGAACTGAGGGACTATGACAATTAGGAAAGGTAAGGGGGGTGAATATGAGATTGGATAAGATTTTTATCAACTAAGTTGGCTGATATAtactaaaatatttttagaataaaAATGTAAACCCCCTCAATAAAAAGCTAAATGATTAGGCATGATGTGATCACCATTTGAAACTTGTGATATGTAAATGAAGGAGATAAGCATACTTCTTATGCCTAATAATAGGAAGGGGACAAGGTTGAGATGAGAAGTAAACTCTTACTATAGTGGCAAGAAGATGAAGGAGTGGTCCTCTCCCTCTCTTATATAGTAAGAAATAAGATATGTATGGTTGGTAGGGTAGCacatcactcaaaatgaagaTGTTGATTTCAGGTTCTTGGAATTTGAGATATTTATTTATTCAGCCAACAATCTAACACACACAAttagacagacagacagacagagagagagaattgagaCTGGATGGGGTAGGATAAGGATCACCGTGGAAGCtgacttagagagagagagagagagagagagagagagagagagagagggaaagaggAGAATTTTGGCATGGATGGGGTGGGATAAGGATCACTCAGAGAGCTGACTCGACAACACATTGGCCTTAATAACCCCTGCAATGCATTAAaacttttataataaaataaataaaatatttctttttagtaATTTTTAGACATTTAATTGGTGTACAAATCTTAAAGGAGGAAGATGAGAGGGGCAGCCGAGAAAGTTGAAACTAACAGCAACAAATGAGTAGAAAAGAGGATAAGAATGAAAGGGAAAGTGGAGGTAgaaaatgaagagagagagagagag comes from the Musa acuminata AAA Group cultivar baxijiao chromosome BXJ2-8, Cavendish_Baxijiao_AAA, whole genome shotgun sequence genome and includes:
- the LOC135620045 gene encoding F-box/kelch-repeat protein At1g67480-like, with the protein product MPSLAMPGLVGARKRFVDSEVHRNVPVQTNLATQKVSVGLTLQPPQYFCRPVIPGLPDDVAKFCLVLVPRSDLPVMGAVCKRWRSFIKSKEFLAIRKEAGKLEEWVYILTGDAKGRENHWEVLVGPGDKSMVLPPMPGPVKAGFGVVVIDANLFIIAGYSVDIGKECVSDDVYQYDSRVNRWSTLAKMNVARRDFACSELDGVVYAVGGFDSNGDSLSSVEVYDPDRNKWTLIESLRCPRWGCFACGFEGKLYVMGGRSSFTIGNSRFVDVYNTAHRSWCEMKNGCVMVTAHAMLNKKLFCIEWKNQRNLAIFNPADNSWQKVPVPVTGSSTIAFRLGIFEGKLLLFSLKEVPGYRTLLYDPDAPVGSEWKITSLKPSGLCLCSVTIKA